The following proteins come from a genomic window of Sardina pilchardus chromosome 13, fSarPil1.1, whole genome shotgun sequence:
- the cldn15lb gene encoding claudin 15-like b → MTVLVLQVLGLTLGVLGWCMESSCTSSHSWRVGSHVEAVMTSSWVFEGLWMSCTSNSMGAVQCNKYKTVLGLPGYVQGCRALMIIALLLGLASIIVAVLGLKCTKLGNTSREAKGKIALTGGSLFILSGLCTLSAVSWYASRIVQEFYDPFYGGTKFELGTGLYMGWGAAALAMLGGGMLCCSCKMGASSIPQGGYSYNYSAQGTAKTIYRTAPMSESGSTKAYV, encoded by the exons ATGACCGTGCTGGTGCTGCAGGTGCTGGGCCTGACGCTGGGCGTGCTGGGCTGGTGCATGGAGTCCAGCTGCACCAGCTCCCACTCCTGGCGCGTGGGCAGCCATGTTGAAGCAGTCATGACCAGCAGCTGGGTCTTTGAAGGCCTGTGGATGTCATGTACATCAAACTCTATGGGAGCCGTGCAGTGCAATAAATACAAGACCGTGCTGGGCTtgccag GCTATGTTCAGGGATGTCGCGCCTTAATGATTATCGCCCTGCTCCTCGGCCTGGCATCCATCATCGTGGCGGTGCTGGGACTCAAGTGCACTAAATTAGGAAACACGTCCCGAGAGGCCAAGGGCAAGATCGCCTTAACGGGAGGCAGTTTGTTTATCCTGTCAG gCTTGTGCACTTTATCTGCTGTGTCCTGGTATGCTTCACGCATTGTGCAAGAATTTTATGATCCTTTCTACGGAGGCACAAA ATTTGAGCTGGGCACTGGGCTTTACATGGGCTGGGGGGCCGCTGCTCTCGCCATGCTGGGAGGAGGCATGCTGTGCTGTTCATGTAAGATGGGAGCATCATCGATACCACAAGG GGGTTACAGCTATAATTACTCAGCACAAGGAACGGCGAAGACAATCTACCGGACAGCCCCAATGTCTGAATCGGGAAGCACTAAGGCTTATGTCTAA